ATAAAGTCTCACGATTAGAACTGTATGAGTTAAGTACCTTAGCCGCAACCAGATCATAAAGAAACTTAGTAGTGAATTTACCATTGTTACACAAGTCCCACCGCCATGAGTCTGCAACACTAGAATTAATTCTTACTGATTTTAAGAGTTCGGATAATTCAGCAAGCTCATTTTCAGCCCTCCTAGATAGAGCACGAACCCAATCCCAGATTCCAATATATTCTGACCTGTTCCAGGATAACCTTTCCTTGACCGAGACCGAGATGTCCGAATCAAGGTAAGCTAACCTGCTGAACCTGTTTTTAAGAGGTACATTCCCGAGCCATATATGTTCCCAGAACTTAGTAGATGCTCCATCACCAATGACCCGAAAAAAAGAGACCCGAAAAGGAAGGCCCAACTCGTCAATAGTGCAACCTGTTTTAATAATATTGGACCAAACAAAGCTGTATGAACCAAGAGAAACATTAGATTGAACCAACCCCCCCGAAGACCCGAAAATACTCAAAATAACCTTAACCCATAAGgagttggtttcggttttaaacctccaccaccacttaccgATTAAGGCCAAATTTTCACAATTAAGAGAGCCCAAATTTAACCCCACCTTCCCGAAAGGCAGAACAGTTTCGTCCCAGTTAACCCATGCAATTTTAGAGTTATTACCCGACCCGTCCCAGAAAAAAAAGAATGCCTTACACTCTCCAATTTTTTTAGCACACATGGCGGGGGAATTAAGAACGAGAAGTAGTAAAACAGTAAACTATTTAACACCGATTTCACAAGGGTCAAGCGTCCACCAAATGACATCGAACTAGCCTTCCAATCCGAAAGACGTTTCTCAAACTTATTCTCACCGGTTTCCAACTATCCAATTTTTTCATTTTACCACCAACCGGAAGCCCCAAGTAAATAAAAGGAAGTGACCCGCCACAGCATCCGAACATATTAGACATTTCATCCACTTCTACACAGTCAACACCTACACCATATAAGTTGCTTTTATTGTAGTTCACCTTGAGCCTGGGAGTTAACTCAAAACATTTAATGAGATTCATAAGGTTCCTAATGTTGGATTCACTCCAAAACCCGAAGAAgatcgtatcatccgcatattgaagatgcGAAATAGGAATTTTATCATGGCCTATTTCCACTCCAATAAACCTGCCATTATTTAGCACCTCTTTAGATTAAAGCATTTAACCTTTTAGTCGCAAGAATGAAAAGGAAAGGAGAAAGCGGATCTCCTTGTCTTACACCCCGCTCCAACGAGAACTCATGAGTTGATGAACCATTAACAAGTATAGAGATTGAGGCTGATTTAAGACACGAAATAATCCAATTCCTGCATTTCAAACCAAACCCCATTATCTCCATGATTTCAAGAAGAAAATCCCAATTCAAGCAATCGAAAGCTTTTTCAAAATCGACTTTGAAAATGAGACTTTTAGAGCGCATATGTTTTAAAAACTCAACCATTTCATTAGCGATTAAAGCACATTCTAGGATATTGGCCCCTTTATAAACGCACTGTGCTCGAATCCCACAAGGTTAGGAATTACTTTCCTAAGTCGGTTAGAAAGCAACTTAgcaattattttataataattaccGATTAGACTAATAGGCCGGTAGTCATTTAAGTTAATCGAATCTACTTTTTTCGGTACGAGAGTAATAAATGATGCATTACAACCACGCGAGATGGTACCCGTAACCCAGAAAGAATTAATGGCAGCCATATGATCATCTTTAATCATACCCCAATATTTTTTGTAAAAACCCAAATTAAAACCATCCGGGCCCGGGGCCTTCGAACTCGCAACCTTTAACTGCCTCCCAGACTTCCGATTCGCTGAACATATATTCTAATTCAGCTGTTGCACACCCATCAATCTGATTTAATTCCAGCCCACTGAAATCAGCACGGCCCAATAATCGAGGCCTTCTGTTCCTTGCAGCCGCAAACCTAGCCTGAAAGTGAGCAACGGCAGTAGATTTCACAATAGCAGGTTCTTCAAACAAGAGCCATTAATTGTTAGCCCGCGGATGTTGTACTTACTGTATCTTCAACGCATAGTCGAGTGGAAAAATATAGTGTTCTCATCACCCTCGAGGGCCCATCGAATACGAGCCTTTTGTTTTAACATGTTCGCTTTAATTTTCTCCTTTTCTAGCCATCTTTTCCTAGTCTCCAACCAACAGATTCTATCTTGATCACTTAAATTCCCGAGCTCAGATTTTTGCTCCCAACAAGAAGCTAACGCTTTCAGGTTTTTAATTTCAGTGTCAAGATTCCCAAACAAATTTTTACTCCACTCTTTCAAATTGACTTTCACGTTTGTGAGCCGCTCCCTAAACACACAATCCTTTTTCACACCATGAACAACTTTATTCCAACCATCAATAACCACATTATCAACACCATACTTATTAAACCATTCATCAAATATCTTGAATGGTTTCGGAccaaagtcaattactttatcccTAAGGATTAAAGGACAATGGTCCGAATCTAATCTATCCAATGCTACAATTTAAAGATCTTCTCATTGACTCATGAAATCATCATTAACAAGAAACCGGTCTAACTGACTAAATTTGTTCACATCATCGCTAATGCGAGTGAACCGCTTACCGTTAATAGGAATATCAATCAAACCATTTCTTGTAATGAACTCATTAAATCTAGTTGCACGAGTTTGACGAAATACACTATTTAACCGATCCGAATGAAATCTAACCTCATTAAAATCACCACATAACAACCAAGACGAATCAATCTTATCAAGAAGACCATCAAGTGAGTGCCACATCTCCTTCTTACCCGCATCATTATGAGGCCCGTATATATTAACAATAATTGACTCCTTACCCGATCCGACCCAATTACCTCTAACCGCCAAGAAGAATTCACTTGTGACAGCTTTAATAATCGAGAACATAGTCGTATCCCAAACAAGTAATAAACCCCCAGAACTACCAATGCCTCCTTTTGAACAAAACTGACATCACTATGTCCCCATAGTGCTTGAACCCAACTATCATCGTGAAATCGACACTTAGTTTCTTGAAACACCGCAATATCAAGTTTTTCTGACATAACTATACCCCTAACCCAGCTGTAACAACCTGACTTTTTCCATTAACTTTTCATTAAATACTTAACGACCGTTAGTTAAATTCTAATGAATTTATATGCTAGAACGTTTTCTTTTAAGTATACTATTTTGATATGTGCTACGTATTAAATGATTTCATACTTTGGTTTAGAAGTATGCGAGAAACTTAGAAAACGCAAGAAAAACGTACGGTTAGTGAAAACCGGAAAAACGTCTTTAAGACAACGAAACGATTGATAAtctacttttaataattattttatataattattatgcttTAAAGATAGTTTTAACTTCTTagaagttttataaatttaaaacgcgTAGAATTTGCTAAAACGCTCGGTTAACGTTCCAGCTTTCGGTTTTGGTTAATGACACTTAGCAacgaaataaataattattaagtataataattattCCATGTATTTTATAAATTTAGAATtcttttattattaatagaatttaaTTTAATTCAAAAATCCGAAGGATTTAACGTTTAGCGATTCGGTTCGCGTTTTTTGGTTTTGGGACACTGATGAGATCCGAAAGCATCACCCTTAACCACAAAAGAGACCCTTGGGGAGCAATGTTTCATATTGAACCAATTTAGTACACGTTCAATATATGCCTTTTGAGACAACCCTAATGTCTCATTGGCTCGATCTCAATTCCTATAACATAAGAGGCTTCGCAAAGATCTTTCATGTCAAAGTTTCTAGATAGAATTGGTTTTGACTCATGCAATAAATCCACATTATAACTTATTAAATGATATCATCAACCTAAAGCACAATTAAAATAAAATTGCTCCCACTCATCTTAAGGTACATTGAGTTATCTTCTGATTTCTAATGAAGTTGTGTTTCTTCATTACTTCATCAGTTTTGAATACCATTGATGAGATGCTTTCTTAAGCCCATAAATACATTTCTTGAGTTTACAAACTAAATGTTCATAGATTTGATATAGAAAACCTTAAGGTTGAGCCATGAACACATCTTCATGTATATCTCCATTAAGAAATGTCATTTTTGGCGTCCATTTGATGTAACTCAAAGTAAAAAATGAGTTACTAAGACCATTATGATCCTTAGGGAGTCTTTTCTCGACACTAGAGAAAAGGTTTCTTTataatcaataatctcattttatgtatacccTTTTGCAATTAAAGGAGCTTTGTATCATTAAAGAATTCCATTTAGTAATTGACAAGTTCCTAAATGATACTTTTGCTCATTGAGTTCAACTCATCTTTCATTGCTTCCCTCTAATGAGTTGATTACTCATACTAATGGCATCCTCAAATGATTCGGGGCCATTGCATTTCCCCAAGTCAAAATCAGTCTCATTCAAATGGATATAGTAATCGCCATAATTCGTGGGTTGCCTTGTCATTGTGATCTATGCAATGAATATCGAGTTTCTTGTGGTGCAATATTAATCTTGAGGTTAGGCTCATTTTCCTATACTTTATTGGATGATCTTGAGTAGTTAAGTGATCATTCGAGGTGTCAAAGTGGACTGTTAATCGGGATGGGCACATGAAAATTATGGTGTCTCATCTCGAGCCACTTGCAGTTCAGTTCTTTTAAATGAACCTATCCCACTGTTATTAGCATTTCCAAGAAACTCAGCATGGCGTGTTGATGTGTACggggtgtactaggaaatagtattatttttataacgaaatactattaaatatgatacaattttacacaagatatttatttatttatagaatggatatacctaaaccttgctacaacacttataggcagtgtacctaatcgtacagtagtgtagtttttagtaagtccggttcgtccacagggaactcttaaacaagcttaacgctatattagttttaaatttataaaaatacaaatatatatatatataagtgatattattattataaaagggggtttttaccgtttaatgaccggtttgtcgatttttaaaactttagtcacagttaaaacctaatgtaaaatattaaaaataaatataacttaatttaaagcgtaaagtaaataacgataatgaaattgtgatgaataaaaatgcgataaataaaaattgcgataagtaaagagtacgataattaaaagtgcaactaaatacaatgacaatatataaaagtgcgataattaaaagtgcatttaaatatgaaataaaagaattatgcttatttaaacttccataatcatgatgtttgacgtgttgatttttagtttattcacatgggttaattgttctttgtcctggattattcaatatgtccatacggatttgtccataatagtccatcagtaatAATCATAAAACgcggaagtcttcgccaaattattcttattccctaagttaaatattccaactaattggggattcgaattgtaacaaggttttaatactttgtttaatgaatacaccaggttatcgactgcgtataaacgaaggttttactactttgttaacaattacaccaattacccttgaatgtaatccacccctgtttcaacaagtctactaactatgaatccagttccgtgtccggtaaaatgaacaattattggtatttatagatatcccgcccaccgtgcctgtgacgacccgggaatttccgactaaatttaaacttaatctttatatgattttgatacgataagcaaagtctgtaatgttgagtcacaaaaattttgaactattttatatattcgtttgaccttcgaccattcccgaagattcacgaacaactatttataaatagacacatgtatttaaatgtacatatatatatatatatatatatatatatatatatatatatatatatatatatatatatatatatatatatatatatatgataatttgaaatattatttgaaatattatatgatttaattgttggaaataaatatgtaaaataataagcgatgtaatggaaactatatttataaatatatagatatatatataattatgtatataaaaattacttgtaaatatataacgttttattaaatcttgttgtttaaaaatatataatatatttgttttagtaattaaacttgctatttttaaaactatttatatctagaatgagaatatattaaaaataaatgatttcgagcttaattagtaaatgtatgtaacactcggttgacgttttattagttttaacatagatataatacatgttcatgaaggattgaattaaaagttgaactgtaaatcgattgcgaagattttagatttgttaaaagtatttttacccttttaagtttaaatattagtactccgtacatataaattggaacagaaaataaataattttcgaacctttttgatcaggtttcaaacaggaaatgagtgaaataattaaatattattaatctaaaaatttgagatttttaggaacactttttttacgttaactgtttagcaatgaacacgttATACCTATCCTAGATCATTTGTCGGAAGAAGAAAAGTGTTGTACATTCAGTATAGTACTTCAATCATTCACTTTtatgttttttattattattattattattattattattattattattattattaatattaatattaatattaaatatcatattatataatacataatatatatcttctatatatctatatatatgtaatatatgtatctGTATATCGTAAGAGAGGGAGAGAGACCCTCGCCACCACCAGAACACCACCTCGCCGGACCACCACCTCGCCGAACCACCACCGATCACCCTCTCCCACCTACAAGCACCAATTCAATCACCGAGAACCAATTTACATCTCTTCTCTCTCTTCCTTACTCTCCTTCTTCCTTCGTGATTTTTTTCGTGAACCCATTAAACCCACCACCACTTACCAAACACAACCAATTGTTTCATGTTAATGTTGATCGTGTACAAACTGCAGCCACTACAGTAGTTATACATATTTTTTTGTTGGTTATCTACGTGAACCTGCAACAAACGTGAAGGTGAGGCACGAGGAAGATGATGTATAGTGATCTTGTTATGATGATGACGACAGtgcatattgaagatgatgaagtaATATAAAGATAAATATGATGATGGTCTCCGTGATGAATCACGATGTTGATTAAAGATGATGAGGAATCGGAATATAGAAAacgataaggatgatgatgatgttactaTGACGTACAAGATGATGATAGAAtgggtgatgatgaagatgatgatacgggatgatgaacgatgataatgTTGAAGGTGATGAATAGTAATGGGTCACCATGAAATCGTGATTTTATGTCGATGATGATgccgagagatgatgatgatgatgccaagagatgatgatgattatgccgagatatgatgatgatgatgatgatgccgagagatgatgatgatgatgccgagacatgatgatgaagatgatgccgTGGTGTatgtgttaatgatgataataaaacatggaaatgataatgataatggtataccttttatcattatcattattattattattattattattattattattattattattattattattattattattattattattattattattattattattattattattattttatcataactattattaatatttttttattttatgattatgaattgagtatgatgatgatgataatgaagatcatgatgatcatggacgatggtgatgatgaatgacgattatgatcgatgacgtttaggagggtataactctcattattaatttttattattgtttattgttattattattattcctattaattttattattgttattattaagattattatgaattgtgttattattggtgttataagtattattattgttagtattatgataagagttatcgtaaggattataattatatatacatataaattatgaatacaaatatgaaaatgagtaaaactataattaagtcatgatccaaattagatattatcactattattattattagaagtattattattagtaaaatcattattaacatcattattagtaagagtattgttattatagacattatagttttattattactaatattgtatgtcattattatttttattactaaaaatattaaaaattatcatttcagtaaagttatcattgttattattattattattattattattaatattattcaaggtattatttaaattatcatttttctatcattattattaaaagtatcatttttatcattattattatcataactattatcattattattatcattatcattattattattattattat
This genomic window from Rutidosis leptorrhynchoides isolate AG116_Rl617_1_P2 chromosome 2, CSIRO_AGI_Rlap_v1, whole genome shotgun sequence contains:
- the LOC139888870 gene encoding uncharacterized protein; its protein translation is MFSIIKAVTSEFFLAVRGNWVGSGKESIIVNIYGPHNDAGKKEMWHSLDGLLDKIDSSWLLCGDFNEVRFHSDRLNSVFRQTRATRFNEFITRNGLIDIPINALDRLDSDHCPLILRDKVIDFGPKPFKIFDEWFNKYGVDNVVIDGWNKVVHGVKKDCVFRERLTNVKVNLKEWSKNLFGNLDTEIKNLKALASCWEQKSELGNLSDQDRICWLETRKRWLEKEKIKANMLKQKARIRWALEEPAIVKSTAVAHFQARFAAARNRRPRLLGRADFSGLELNQIDGCATAELEYMFSESEVWEAVKGCEFEGPGPGWNWIISCLKSASISILVNGSSTHEFSLERGVRQGDPLSPFLFILATKRLKVNYNKSNLYGVGVDCVEVDEMSNMFGCCGGSLPFIYLGLPVGGKMKKLDSWKPFTVLLLLVLNSPAMCAKKIGECKAFFFFWDGSGNNSKIAWVNWDETVLPFGKVGLNLGSLNCENLALIGCTIDELGLPFRVSFFRVIGDGASTKFWEHIWLGNVPLKNRFSRLAYLDSDISVSVKERLSWNRSEYIGIWDWVRALSRRAENELAELSELLKSVRINSSVADSWRWDLCNNGKFTTKFLYDLVAAKVLNSYSSNRETLYNGVVPKKVGVFVWRLLKNRLPALTELDKRGVDLNSVRCAICDDDV